In Prosthecobacter sp., the genomic window AACCGCCATGTCCGACACGCCCGCCGTTTCCGTCAACCATCTGACCAAGGTCTTCAAAGGCACCTTGGTGAAGGGGGCGTTTCGTGCGGTGCATGATCTGTCTCTAACCGTGAAGGCGGGCGAGGTGTATGGCATCATCGGGCCGAATGGATCAGGCAAATCGACAACGATGAAGGTCATCCTGGGCCTGCTGAAGCCGACCGAGGGTGACACGAGCATTTTCGGTGTGCCGAGCAGCGAAGTGGCCAGCCGCCACAGCGTCGGCTTCCTGCCGGAGAACCCGTATTTCTACAAGCATCTGACCGGACGCGAGACGCTCCACTTCTACGGCAGCCTGTGCGGAATGCGCGGCACGAAACTGAAGGAACGTGCGACGGAAATGCTGGAGCTGACCGGCCTTGAAGATGCGGCATCGCGCCGTGTCGGCGGTTATTCCAAAGGCATGCTGCAACGTCTCGGTCTGGCACAGGCGTTGATTCACGAACCGCGCCTGCTGGTGCTGGATGAACCGACGGCGGGTGTTGATCCGGCGGGTTCGCGGAAAATTCGTGATCTGATCATCGAGTTCCGCTCCCGTGGTATCACGGTGCTCGTCACCTCTCACCTGCTGGAGCAGATGCAGGAGGTGTGCGACCGCGTGGGCATCATGGCGCATGGCCGCATGGTGCGGGAGGGAAGGCTGGAGGATTTGATCGCAGTGGAGAATCAAACCGAGATGGTGCTGGAGAATGCCTCGCCGGAGCTGCTGGCGAAGATTGATGCGTTGGTAAAAGCCGAAAGCGGTGGCACGAAGATCCTGCGCAGCGGCCATCCACGCACGACGCTGGAACGCCTGTTCCTCGAAGCCACGAACGAAGCGAAAAAATCATGAGCGACGCCGCAAACATTTCTGTCGCCGCAATGACGCCCAAGGTGCGGTTCTCGCCACGGCGTGTCTGGACGTTGGCGATGGCGACGGTGACGCAGCTCGTACGAATGAAGATCCTAGTGTTCCTGTTATTGTTCTGTTTGATGGCGATCGGCCTGGGGTTTGCGTTCTCGGTGATCAACCCAGAGCAGCAACTCAACTTATTGAAAAGCGTGACGCTGGGAGCCTTGCAGATTTTCAGCATTGTGTTCGGTGTCGTCGCAACAGCTCTGCTGCTGCCGAAGGATCTGGAAGACCGTACGCTCTACACGATTCTGTCAAAACCCGTGCCGCGATTCGATTACCTGCTCGGCAAGCTGCTGGGCGTGCTGATGATGATCGGCGGCGGCTTGATCGTGATGGACGTGGTGCTGAGCCTGATCCTATGGCTGCGGCAGTCGATGGTATTTGAAGATGCCGTGGCCCGCATGCGTTTGGAAAAAATGGACTCGCCAGAGGTGGTGGAGCAGGTGCGAGAGATCGTGGCCCGACAGGGGCTGACGTGGAATCTGCATTGGGCCGTGTGGGCGATCTTTTTGAAGGCTTCTGTCGTGACAATGGTTGCGCTGCTTCTGTCCTGCATCGCCAGCTCCACGCTGTTCACCATCATCATGACGTTTTGCATCACGATCATCGGGCACGGACATGCCTTGATCCGTGAGTTCTTTTTCCAGCCGCATCTGTCCGGCTGGGCAGGCCGTGCGGCGGCGCTGCTGCTGGCGGCGATCTGCCCGGACCTGGCCCAGTTTGACATCGTGGACAGCGTGGTGAACGGCGAGATCGTGCCATGGGCGGCGGTTTACGACATGACGGGCATCGCGGCGCTGTATGTGACGGTTTATCTGTTCGTCACGCATCTCTTGTTCGTGGAGAAGGAGCTATGAAACGCGAACTCCAGGCCATCGCGGTGCTGCTGGTCTTCGGCGTGGCTAAGCTGCCGCTGGAGGAGCATGTGACGCAGGATTTGCGGAAGCAGAAGATGCTCGATGAGCCGATCCGTCTCGGTGTGGGAGAAAACCTGGGGCAGGCAGGCATCGCGGCATCGTTGGGCGGACTGCGCGGGCTTGCGGCCAGCATGTTTCAACTGCGCGCCCATCTGGAGTTCACCCACGTCAATTGGGCGAAGGTGGACAGCCTCTACAAGCTGGTGACCCGGTTGCAGCCGCGAAACGTACGCTACTGGGAGGAGGCATCGTGGCACATGGCTTACAACGCGGCCTCCTACTACCTTTACAATCAGGAGCTGAAACCAGCTCTACGTGGGCAGCTTTTTCACGATCATGTGATGCGCGGCGTCGCCATCCTGGAGGAGGGTTTGAAATTTCTGCCGGACCATCCGCGCTTGTGGCAGAAACTCGGAGACACGCACTGGCATCGCAGCAAGGACTTCAAGCAGGCGGGTGACGCGTATTGGAACTCATTCCAGCACGGCGGGTTGAACTTCACCGAGCGCTTCGCCGGATTCGCCTATGCGCAGTCGAACGATCCTGACTCATGGCGAAAGGGTTATGCCATTTTGAAACGCCACTACGATGCGAACAAGGCCACGCCGGGGTTGGTCGAGTTTTTGAAGCTGCTGGAGCAGAATCTGCATATTCCGACCGAACAGCGCATCCCGGATGCGGCCCCGGTGCGGAAGGTGCCTGAGCCGCAAACTGGGCCACAAAGGTGAGAAGGATGGCAATCTGGCAGGTTTGACTTCCGTGGCATCCGGGTGAAATTTCACATGCCCTGAACCAATGCCCGCCAAAATAGACATCCCCCGCAAGTCGATCTACCGGCTTTCCATCTATCAGCGCTGCCTACAACGGCTGCGTGAGAACCGGGTGGACACCGTGTCCTCCGCCGCCTTGGCAAAGGCCGCCGGGGTGAAATCCACCCAGTTGCGCAAGGATCTGGCCTATTTCGGGCAGCTCGGCACCCGTGGCCTGGGTTATAACGTCGATGCCTTGAGCAGCACCATCGGTGAGGTGCTGGGTCAGAACAAACTTCAGCCGGTGATCCTCGTCGGCGTCGGAAATCTGGGTTCGGCGCTGCTGCGCTACGGGGGGTTTCGCAAGGAGGGCTTCGAAATCACCGCCGCGTTCGACCTTTCTCCGCGCAAACTGCCACAGGTGACCGTGCCGGTGCTGGCAATGGCCGAGATGGAGAGCTTCATCCACCGTCACCACGTCAAAATGGCCATCCTGACCGTTCCGGCGCACAACGCACAATCCGTGGTCAACGAAATGGTCGATCACGGCATCCAGGCCATCCTGAACTTCTCCCCCACAGTGCTCGACGTGCCGGAGCACGTCGTGGTGAACAGCGTCGATCTGGCGGTGGAACTGGAGAACCTGAGCTACTTCATCCGTTGAGGATGAAATGGCTCAATAACTCCGCGCAAACACCACGCGACGCATGCTCGCCTTGCCGGTGAGGAAGCACTTGCCTTCCTCGGCGTATTGATCCCCGTGCGGGATACAGCGGATGGTAACTTTCAGATCCTTGCTGAGCGTGTCCTCATCCTCGCTGCTGCCAGCCCAGTGCATGAGGGCGAAGCCGCCTTCGGAGTTCTCGGCGAAGAAAGCTTTGAACTCTTCGAGTGTTTCGAGCTTCTTCATGTTCGTATCGCGCAGCGCGACGGCGCGCGCGAGCAGCGCATCCTGAATCTCGTGCAGCCGCTCGGCCACGGTCTGGATGAAGTCCTCCTTCGGAATGAATTCCTTGTCCTTCGGCGTCTTGTCGCGGCGCACCACGGCCACGCTGCGGCTGGTGATGTCGCGCGGTCCCATTTCGACGCGCAGCGGCACGCCTTTCTTGATCCACTCCCAGTTCTTCTGGCCGCCGGGCAGGTCGCGCTTGTCCACATGCACACGGATTGGCTCGCCGGCAAAAGTTTGCGCACGCAGCGTCTGCGCGAGCGCCTCACAGGCATCAATGATCTCCTGACGCGTCTCAGGCTTCGGCGTGACGGGCAGGATGACGATCTGGTTCGGCGCGACGCGGGGCGGGATGATGACGCCGTCGTCATCGCCGTGCGCCATGATCACCGTGCCGATGAGGCGTGTGCTGACGCCCCAGCTCGTGGTGTGTACAAGCTGACGGGTGTTGTCGCGGCCCAGGAACTGGATGTTCGCGGCCTTGGCGAAGTTTTGACCAAGGTAATGCGACGTGCCGGCCTGGATCGCTTTGCGGTCCTGCACCATCGCCTCGACGGTCAAGGTGCGCACAGCTCCGGGGAAACGCTCCCGCTCGGTCTTCTCGCCAGGAATCACCGGGATGGCGAGATGGTTCGTGAGGAAGTCGGCATACACCCTGTGCATCTGCTCCGTCTCGGCGATGGCCTCCTCGGCCGTTTCATGCGCGGTGTGCCCTTCCTGCCAGAGGAATTCGGCAGTGCGCAGGAACAGACGCGGACGCATCTCCCAACGCATGACGTTGCACCACTGGTTGATCAGCAGCGGCAGATCGCGATAGCTTTCCACCCAGCGGGCGAAAGCGGCGCCGATGATCGTCTCCGAAGTCGGGCGAATCACGAACGGCTCGGCCAGTTCGCCGGTGGGGATCAGCTTCGTCGTACCATCCGGCTGCTTCTGCGCTTCGAGGCGATGATGCGTGACCACGGCGCACTCGGTGGCGAAACCCTCGGCATGCTGCGCCTCTTTTTCGAGATAGCTAAGCGGGATGAGCAGCGGGAAGTAGGCGTTCACATGCCCGGTGGCCTTGAACTTCACATCGAGCTGTCGCTGGATGTTCTCCCACAGGCCGTAGCCCCACGGTTTGATCACCATGCAGCCGCGCACCTCGGAATTCTCCGCCATGTCGGCAGCACGCACGACCTGCTGGTACCATTCGGGGAAGTCTTTGTCGCGTGTGGGGGTGATGGCGGTGGCGTTGCTCATGGGGAGGGCATGGTAGATGGTTTGCCGCAGTGGTCAACGGGCACGGGCATGGCGGAATTGTGTTTTGATTGATCCAATCCGACCGCTACTTGTCTCAAGCCGCCTGCATCATGAAACGACTCCCTCTCCTGCTCGCCATGTCGCTCTGCACGCTGGCGGCGGGGCAGCAACCGGCCGCCATTGACGCGCGCACGGCTTTCGAGATTGAAGACGGTGGCAAAAAGCGGCGCTTTGAGCTGGCGCTGGATGAACTGGCGGAAAAACCATCGGGCGGCAAGGAGCGGGCCTCGAAGATGGCCAGAGCGGCCAAAAATTTCGGCGAAGTGCGCAGGCAGGCGAAGCAGACGGAGGCGGCGACGGGCGTGAAGCAGGACATCGTGCTCTATGAAGAGGGAAAGCCGCGCGACGAGAGTTCCCGCCGGATTGTGACACGGAAGGTGCTCATGAAAGTGGCGGCAGGCTTTGATCTCAATGCGGCGGCGCTGAAGATCAACGCGGTGGGCACGGAGAAGCCCGGTTATGCGCCTGGATATGTCCTGTTGACGGTGCAAGGCCCCGGCGATGCACTGGCGGCGCTGGACACGCTGCGCGCGCTGCCGGGTGTGCTTTCGGTGGAACCGCAGTTGGCCCGGCAGCAGCAGCGGCGGCTCATTCCCAACGACACCTTCTTCTCCTACAACGCCGCCAATCCTGGTTACCAATGGCATCTGCGCAACACCGGCCAGTCGCCGGGCACAGCGGGCATCGATGTGAACGTGACATCGACGTGGGACAGCTTCACCGGCAGCGGCATCCGCATCGGCATCGTGGATGATGGCCTGGAGGTCGCGCATCCGGACCTCTCGCCAAATGCGGACACGGTGAACGATCACGACTGGAATGACGGCACGCCGGATGATCCCACCGGCAATCCCAGCTCCGACACGCACGGCACCGCCTGCGCAGGCGTGGCGGGCGCACGCGGCAACAACGGCGCGGGCACCTCCGGCTCCGCGCCAAACGCCACGCTTGTCGGCCTGCGCCTCATTGCCGCCGCGATCAGCGATGCGGATGAAGCAGCGGCGCTCTCCTGGAGAAACGACCTCATTCATCTCTACAGCAACTCCTGGGGCCCCAATGACGATGGCAGCGATCTGCGCGATGCCGGACCGCTGGTGAAGCAGGCGCTGGCCAGCGGCGCAAGCACAGGCCGCGGCGGGAAAGGCTCCATCTGGCTCTGGGCGGCGGGCAACGGCGGCGATGTGACGGACAACTCCAACTACGACGGCTATGCCAACTCCATCTACACCATCGCCGTGGCGGCGATGAACGACACAGGCACGCGCAGCGCGTATTCCGAACCAGGGGCCAATGTGCTCATCTGCGCGCCTTCCAACGACAGCACCGGCAGCCATCGCGGCATCACCACCACCACGACAAACGGCGGCTACACGCACAGTTTCGGCGGCACCTCGTCCGCCACGCCGCTGGCGGCGGGTGTCGTGGCCCTGCTGCTGGAGAGCAATCCCAATCTCGGCTGGCGGGATGTGAAGGAAATCCTGCTGCGCAGCTCCACCAAGGTGAATCCCACGCATGCCGACTGGATCAACAACAGCGCCGGTTATCACTTCAATCACGACTACGGCGCCGGTTTGATCAACGCGCAGGCCGCCGTGGCGATGGCCGTCGGCTGGACCAACCTCGGCCCGCAAACAACGCATCAAATCGCCCAGACGGGTCTCGCCGATGCCATTCCCGACGGCAGCGCCACCGGTGTCACGCGCACCTTCACCGTGCCGGGCACGGTCTTCATGCGGGTGGAGCACGCCACGCTCCACATCGCCGCCACGCACGGCAAACGCGGTGACATGAACGTCACGCTCACCTCACCCGGCGGCACCGTGAGCAAGTTGTTCGTCACCCACACCGGTGATGCCAATCTCGACATGGACTGGACCTTCTCCTCCGTGCGGCATTGGGGCGAAAGTGCCGCTGGCAACTGGAGTGTGAAAGTCAGCGACCTCGCCGGGGGCAATCTCGGCACGCTGACGAGCGCCACGCTCACGCTCCACGGCGCGAACACCGAACCGCCGACCACGCCGCCGGTGATCAGCCGCGTGTTGAGCGCGAGCGGCAATGTGGAGTCGCCCTTCAGCTATCAGATCACCGCCACGAACAATCCGCAGACCTTTTCCGCCACGGGACTGCCCAATGGACTGAGCCTGAGCGCCAGCGGCCTCATCCAGGGCACACCGACGCAGCAGGGCACCTTCAACGTCACCCTCGGCGCCACCAACATCCTCGGCACCGGCAATGCAACACTCGTGATGAACATCGACGCGCGTCTGCCAACGCCGCCGGTCATCACCAGCACGCTCGCCGCCCAGGCCGTGCTCAATGTGCCTTTCAATTATCAAATCAGCGCCACCCACTCGCCCGCCAGTTATGCCGCCAGCGGCATGCCCGCTGGCATTGCTGTGAACACGACGAGTGGAGCCATCAGCGGCATTCCAACGGCGATTGGCACCTTCAACATCACCCTCTCCGCCACCAACGCCGACGGCACGGACACGCAGACACTGGTGCTCGATGTCAGCTCCACCGCCTCTCTGCTGGCCCAGGCGCTGGACGCACCGCAATTGATCTTCACCACCGGTGGCGATGTGCCGTGGGTCGTCCCCGCCACCAGCACGCATGATGGCAGCGATGCCGCTGAGAGTGGTGACATCACCCACAACCAGCAAAGCTGGCTCGAAACCACCATCACCGGCCCCGCCTACGTCCACTTCTGGTTTCAGCTCGACTCCGAGGCTGGCTACGACTTCTTCCGCTTCTCCATCGACGGCCAGGAACTCTGGTACAGCGATGGCTTCCACGCCTGGCGGCTGCTCGGCTTCTATGTGCCGCCCGGCATCCACACCGCCCGCTGGAACTACACGAAGGATGACAGCGCCAGCACCGGCCAGGACCGCCTTTATGTGGATCAAGTGGAAGTGCAGGGCGTGCAGCAGCTCCTCGGCAACACGCTCGACAATCCCAACCTCACCTGGCAGATGCCCAGCGCAGATTCGTGGGTGCTGCAGAACCGCCGCACCATCGACGGCGTGGATGCCCTCATCAGCCCCATCTTCCTCGATCATGGCCGCAGCAGCGTCATCGAGACGCCGGTGACCGGCCCTGGCACCGTGTCCTTTTGGTGGACGGTTTCATCCGAGCTCAATGCCGACTACTTCCGCTTCGAGATCGACGAAACCGTGCAAACTCAGATCAGTGGCAACAGCAGCGGCGACAACCTCCCCTGGACGCAACAAACCTTCAGCGTGCCCGCCGGCCAGCACCTGCTGCGCTGGCGCTATATCAAAAACGAAGCCGTGGCGGCTGGCCTGGACGCCTGCTGGCTCGATTCGATCACTTATACAACCACCTTCGCCAGCGGCCCGCCCTACGCGCAATGGCTCAATGGCCTCTTCCCAGCCAATCAACTCGGCAACGGCTTCATCACCGGCCCCGACATCGATTCCGACGGCGACGGCCGCAGCAATCTGCACGAATACGCCTTCGGCGGCTCACCACTCATCCACGACCTCACACAGCCCGTGTCACCACAGCCAGGCGGCAGCGAGATCTTCTTCGACTACACCACGGATGACGCCAAAACCGATCTTGTCATCACCCCGCGCATCTCCAGCGACCTCACCAACTGGATCGACGCCACCAGCGAATTCGTCTCGCAGGTCGGCAGCATCACCCAGCGCCGCGTCCGCGTGCCACAAAGCGCGGGAAAGAAATTTCTCATGCTGAAGGCAGAGATGACGCCGTGAGGGTTGGCATGACGTGGGACAATCGTCCGCCTGATGGCCTTCCTGGCGTTGATCAAAACCAGGCTTCCACCGTTCCCACGCCAAAAATCTTCATTGCCCTGCAAGACTGCTGCCGCATAGACTGACTATCTCGAACTTATGCGCTCCCTCCTCTGCCTCGCCCTCGTCGCGTCCACAGCCCTCGCCGCTGACACACACAAACTCACCCGCGTTTACGAAAAAATCGCCACCGAGCGCCCCATCGCCGTCGTGATCCCGGAGGACGGCAGCGGACGCGAGTTCCTGGCCCTTCAGCGCGGCAAGATCTTGATCCTGCCGAAGGACGAACAGGCCGCCGAAGCCAAAACCTTTCTAGATCTCACCCCCCGTGACATGGAGGCGAAGGACGGCCTCTTTGAAGAAGGCCTCAACGGCCTCGCCTTCCATCCCAAGTTCAAGGACAACGGCCTCTTTTACCTCTGCTACACGCTGCAGAAGCCGAAACGTCTCATCGTCACCGAGATGAAGGCTGACGGCGACAAAGCCGACGAAAAATCCGAGCGCGTGCTGCTCGAAGTCCCGCTCATCAACTGGAACCACCATGGCGGCAACATCCTCTTCGGCCCCGAGGGCTTCCTCTACATCGGCGTCGGCGACAATTCGAAGCGCAATGGCGAACTCAAGATGTCCCAGCTCAATGCCACGCTCTACGGCAAAATCCTCCGCATCGACGTGAACAGCCGCGAGTACAGCAACGCCTACGGCATCCCCGCCGACAATCCGTATGCCAGCGGCGTCAATGCGCTGCCGCAAATCTACGCCAACGGCATCCGCAACCCCTGGGGCCTGAGTTTTGACGCCAAAGGCCATCTTTGGTGCGCCGATGTCGGCCAGGACATCTGGGAGGAGATCAACTGGATCACCAACGGCGGCAACTACGGCTGGCAGTTCCGCGAAGGCCCCGTCCCCTTCGCTCTGAACACCGACACGCCGCCCGCCGACGCCAAATTCATCGAACCCATCCATTCCTACAACCACGCCGAAGGTCTCAGCATCACCGGCGGCATCGTTCACGCGGGCAAATCGCTTCCTGAACTCCAGGGCGCTTATGTTTACGGCGACTTTGTCCTCGGCAAAATCTGGGCGCTCAAAACCGACGACGCAGGCAAAGTGCAGAGCAACGAACTCCTCTACACCAGCCCGCAAACCCCGGCCAACGATCCCAAGAAGAAGCCCACCGTCCTGGTCAAACCCACCGCCTTCTGCGCCAACGCCGCTGGAGAGATGCTCGTGCTCGACTGGAACGGAGTCATCTACAAGCTGGGCAAGTAGTTTTGCTTTGCGGTCAAGCTGGCTGCGCCGTCAAGGAGTCAAGATTGCCCGTCTTGACCACCTCTTGGCTTCCTTGACCCATTTCTTGACCGCCTCTTCTCTCTCGAAAGTCCGCGCCCTTCAGTCCCGTAGTTCAGGGCATCATCCCCCTATGATGTCCAAAACCACCCTCTCGCTGACTTGCGCGGCCTTCGCCGCAGTGTCCCTTCACGCCCAGGACGCTGGCGAAAAAATCACCTATCAAGACCACATCCGCCCCCTGCTGGAGAACAAATGCTTCTCCTGTCACAACCCGGACAAGAAGAAGGGCGATCTCGATCTCACCAGCTTCGGTGCCCTCATGACGGGCGGCGGCGGCGGTACCATCGTGGATGCTGGCAATGTCGATGGCAGCCGCATCTGGAGCACCTGCGCGAAAAAAGAAGAGCCCTTCATGCCGCCCGAAGGCGCCCCTTTGAGCACGAAGGATCTCGATCTCCTCGCCGCCTGGGTCAAAGGCGGGGTGCTCGACACCAAATCGTCCATCGCCAAAAAATCCGCCAAACCGAAGATCGACATGGCCGTCGCCGTCACCGGTGGCAAACCGGAAGGCCCCATCGCCAAGCCGGAACACGTTCTGCTGGAGCCCGTCGTCGTCACGCCGCGCACCACCGCCATCACCGCGATGGCCTTCAGCCCGTGGACCTCGCTCTTCGCGCTCGCCGCACCGAAGCAGATCCTGCTTTACGACACCGACACACGTCAGCTCGTCGGCATCTTCCCTTACACCGAAGGTTACGCCCGCAGCCTGCGCTTCAGCCGGAATGGATCGCTCCTCATCATGGGTGGCGGTCGTGCCGGTAAAATCGGCCACGCCATTGTCTGGGATGTCAAGACAGGCAAACGCATCACCGAAGTCGGCAAGGAATTCGACCAGGTCATGTCCGCCGACATCAGCCCCGATCACAAGCGCATCGTCATCGGCAGCCCGTCGAAGAAGGTGAAGTGCTACAGCACCGCCACCGGCGAGGAAGAATACGTCATCAGCAAGCACACCGAGTGGGTCATGGGCACCGCCTTCAGCCCCGACGGCGTCCTGCTCGCCACCAGCGACCGCAACGGCAACGTCATGGTCTGGGAGGCCGACAGCGGCGGCGAATTCTACATCCTCGGCCAGCACAAAGGCTCATGCGTTGATCTCTCCTGGCGCGCCGACTCGAACATCCTCGCCTCCTGCTCCATGGACGGCACCATCACCACCTGGGAGATGAACGAGGGCAAGCAGGTCAAAAACTGGGCCGCTCACGGCGGCGGCGTGCAGTCCGTCTCCTTCACGCCCGATGGCAAGATCGTCTCCTCCGGCAACGACGGCCTCGTCCGCACCTGGGACATCAACGGCACCAAACTTGGCGAAGCCCCCAGCCAGGGCGATCTCGTGACCAAAGTCGTCGCAGGCTTTGATTCCAAGTCCGCCATTTCCGCCAACTGGCGCGGCGAGATCATCCAGTGGAACTTCGGTGCCACCGCTCTCATCGAAACCGCCCGCTACGTCAGCAATCCCTCGCAGATCGCCCAGCGCATCGTGCAAACCGAGCAGCGCACCGCCGAACTCACCGCCAAGCTGCCTTCGCTTCAGGAAGCGATCAAAAAAGCCGAGGCCGATGCCAAAGCCCGCGATGAAGCACTCGCCAAAGTCCGTGCCGAAGTCGCCGAATACGACCGTCGCAGCAAGGCCTACCCCGGCGAGATCACCAACGAGGAAAAAGCCCTCGCCGCGCTCAAAGCCGCCCGCACCAAGGCCGATCAGGACAAAGCCGCCCGCAACGCCGCCATCAAAGCTTACGGCGAAAAAGCCGCCAAGATCGCCGCGCAGGAAAAAGAACTCGCTCCAGCCGCCGCAGAGGCCGCCAAACTGCCCGCCGCCGACAAAGCCGTCGCCGATGCCAACACCGCGCTCGAAGCCGCCAAGAAAGATCCAGCGCAACAGCCCAAGCTGAAGGAACTCGAAGCCAAACTCGCCGCAGTGAAGGCCGAGCAGCAAAAAATCGCGCCTAACAAGGCCAAGGCCAATCAACTCACCGCCGCCATTGCCAAAGCCAAGACGGAACTCGGTGCCGCACCTGCTCTCGTCGCCGATCTCGACAAACTCATCGCTGAAACCGACGCCAAGATCAAAGCCGCCACCGACAGCATTGCCGCGAAGAAAGCCGAGCTGCCCAAACTGCCCGCGCTCGTCAAAGCCGGCCCGGATCGCATCAAAGGAGCCGAAGGCAATGCCGCCGCAGGCAAAACCGCCCTCGCCGCCGCACAGACCGCCGCCAAGTCCGCCAGCGATGAGATCGCCATGCTGCAAAAAGTGCCCACCTCTTTGAAGGCGGCCCAGTTCAACACCGGCGTGCTCGTCGAGAAGGAAAAACTCGCCAAACTCGAAACCGACTTCACCGACTTCACCGAAGCCAAAAAAGACGCGGAGGCCGCCAAAGTCTCCGCCGCCGCACGCATCGAAGACTCCAAGAAAGCCATCGCCGAATCCATCGCCGCACAACCCGCTCTTGAGGCCGCTTTGAAGAAAGTGCAGGGCGAGGCCGCCGCTCTCGAAGCCACCACCAAGCCCACCCGCGACGCAGATGCCGCCGCCGCAGCCAAAGTGGCTGAGCAGAAGACCATCATCACCACCAAGGAAGCCGAACTCGCCGCCGCCGCCAAAGCCAAGGACGAAGCCATCGCCGCGTCCAAGAAATCCGCCGAGGACATCGCCAAGCTCATCGAAGCCAGGAAGAAGAGCCTCGCCGAGGTGAACGCCAAGCTCAATGGCCCCGAGGCTCAGGTCACGGCCAAGAAGGCTCCAGTCGCCAAGTTCGAGGGCAATCTCGCCGCCGTGAAAAAATCCGCCGCCGATTTGACCGCCGCTCTCCCTGCGCAGGAAAAAGCCGCCAAGGACATCGAGGCTTCGATTCCGAAGTTCACGACCGAAATTCAAGCCGCCGACAAAGCGCTCGCTGACGCCAAAAAAGCCGCTGCCGACACCCAAAACGCCGTCGCAGCCGCCAAGAAGGAACTCGCAGCCAAAGCGGGTGATGCCGCGCTGACCGCCAAAGTTGCCACCTCGGAAAAAGCAGCAGCCGAGGCCGCTGTAAAACCTGCGCAAGCCCAGCAGGCACTTGATGCCAAACGAGCCGCTCGCACCGACGCGGAGAAGAAGCTTGCCGAGGCCCGCAAAATCGCCGGCAAGACCAAGGCTGACCTCAACAACGCCAACACCGCCGTCGCGCAGACCGAGAAGCAGCTTGCCCAGGCTAAAAACGAACTCGCCACCGCCGAGAAAGCCGCCGCTCCTCTTCGCGGCCAGCGTGACAGCATCGCCAAAGAAATCGAAGCCCAGGGCAAGGCTCTCGCCGAGAAACAAGCCGCGCCTGCCGCCATCGAGAAAGATTACGCCGCCAAGATCGCGCCAATCAACGCCGCCATCGCCGCCGCCAAAACGGCCCTTCCGCCGCTCGAACAAGCCTACGCCGCCGCCCACGCCAAACTCGACGCCGAGCAGAAGGTTCTCGATGCCAAGAAAGCAGAAGTCGCCAAAGCGAACACCGACTTTGAAGGCGCGAAAAAGAAGAAGACCGACGCCGAGGCCACCATCGCCGCCGCCACGAAGGAAATCCCCGAGAAGGACAAGATCATCGCCGAAGCCACCACCGAGCTCGCCAAGCTCCAGCCGCAGCTCGATCCGATGCGCACGAAGGTGAAGCAGATGACCGAGCAGTATCTGACGATGCTGCCGAAATAACCCGCGCCTTCCTCGAATTCATCTCAAACCACGAATGGGGGCCACACGGCCCCCATTTTTTGTCTCCAGCCTTCACCTTGCCCCCGTGGCATTCCGCGACATCATTCGCGCCCCAATTACCGCCGTGAAACCCTACTACATCACCACCGCCATCGACTACACCAACGCAGCGCCGCACATCGGCCATGCTTATGAAAAGGTGCTGGCGGATGTCATGGCGCGGTTTCAGCGCTTGAACGGTCGCGAGGTGTATTTCCTCACTGGTGTCG contains:
- a CDS encoding S8 family serine peptidase, encoding MKRLPLLLAMSLCTLAAGQQPAAIDARTAFEIEDGGKKRRFELALDELAEKPSGGKERASKMARAAKNFGEVRRQAKQTEAATGVKQDIVLYEEGKPRDESSRRIVTRKVLMKVAAGFDLNAAALKINAVGTEKPGYAPGYVLLTVQGPGDALAALDTLRALPGVLSVEPQLARQQQRRLIPNDTFFSYNAANPGYQWHLRNTGQSPGTAGIDVNVTSTWDSFTGSGIRIGIVDDGLEVAHPDLSPNADTVNDHDWNDGTPDDPTGNPSSDTHGTACAGVAGARGNNGAGTSGSAPNATLVGLRLIAAAISDADEAAALSWRNDLIHLYSNSWGPNDDGSDLRDAGPLVKQALASGASTGRGGKGSIWLWAAGNGGDVTDNSNYDGYANSIYTIAVAAMNDTGTRSAYSEPGANVLICAPSNDSTGSHRGITTTTTNGGYTHSFGGTSSATPLAAGVVALLLESNPNLGWRDVKEILLRSSTKVNPTHADWINNSAGYHFNHDYGAGLINAQAAVAMAVGWTNLGPQTTHQIAQTGLADAIPDGSATGVTRTFTVPGTVFMRVEHATLHIAATHGKRGDMNVTLTSPGGTVSKLFVTHTGDANLDMDWTFSSVRHWGESAAGNWSVKVSDLAGGNLGTLTSATLTLHGANTEPPTTPPVISRVLSASGNVESPFSYQITATNNPQTFSATGLPNGLSLSASGLIQGTPTQQGTFNVTLGATNILGTGNATLVMNIDARLPTPPVITSTLAAQAVLNVPFNYQISATHSPASYAASGMPAGIAVNTTSGAISGIPTAIGTFNITLSATNADGTDTQTLVLDVSSTASLLAQALDAPQLIFTTGGDVPWVVPATSTHDGSDAAESGDITHNQQSWLETTITGPAYVHFWFQLDSEAGYDFFRFSIDGQELWYSDGFHAWRLLGFYVPPGIHTARWNYTKDDSASTGQDRLYVDQVEVQGVQQLLGNTLDNPNLTWQMPSADSWVLQNRRTIDGVDALISPIFLDHGRSSVIETPVTGPGTVSFWWTVSSELNADYFRFEIDETVQTQISGNSSGDNLPWTQQTFSVPAGQHLLRWRYIKNEAVAAGLDACWLDSITYTTTFASGPPYAQWLNGLFPANQLGNGFITGPDIDSDGDGRSNLHEYAFGGSPLIHDLTQPVSPQPGGSEIFFDYTTDDAKTDLVITPRISSDLTNWIDATSEFVSQVGSITQRRVRVPQSAGKKFLMLKAEMTP
- a CDS encoding PQQ-dependent sugar dehydrogenase, which gives rise to MRSLLCLALVASTALAADTHKLTRVYEKIATERPIAVVIPEDGSGREFLALQRGKILILPKDEQAAEAKTFLDLTPRDMEAKDGLFEEGLNGLAFHPKFKDNGLFYLCYTLQKPKRLIVTEMKADGDKADEKSERVLLEVPLINWNHHGGNILFGPEGFLYIGVGDNSKRNGELKMSQLNATLYGKILRIDVNSREYSNAYGIPADNPYASGVNALPQIYANGIRNPWGLSFDAKGHLWCADVGQDIWEEINWITNGGNYGWQFREGPVPFALNTDTPPADAKFIEPIHSYNHAEGLSITGGIVHAGKSLPELQGAYVYGDFVLGKIWALKTDDAGKVQSNELLYTSPQTPANDPKKKPTVLVKPTAFCANAAGEMLVLDWNGVIYKLGK